In Paraburkholderia caribensis, a single window of DNA contains:
- a CDS encoding phosphotransferase — MPQDATPTDYSAFEGTRPVSERQRIDTGALSAWLAQHVDGFAGPLTLEQFAGGQSNPTFKLITPTRAYVMRAKPAPSAKLLPSAHAIEREYRVMHALRDTDVPVAKMLALCEDESVIGRAFYVMEFVQGRVLWDPSLPGMTPAQRGAIYDEMNRVIAALHSVDVARVGLADYGKPGNYLARQIGRWSKQYQASETEPIDAMHRLIEWLPQHMPAETDEQAGQRVSVVHGDYRLDNLIFDPHESRVLAVLDWELSTLGDPLADFAYHCMAWHVDPEQFRGIAGLDWAALGIPDEARYVQRYCERTGQTICGDWNFYLAYNMFRIAAILQGIMKRVVDGTAASEQAADAGRRARPMAELAWRYAQKVR; from the coding sequence ATGCCGCAAGACGCGACACCTACCGACTACTCCGCTTTTGAAGGCACGCGGCCCGTCAGCGAACGGCAGCGCATCGACACGGGCGCCCTTTCCGCCTGGCTCGCGCAACATGTCGACGGCTTTGCCGGACCTCTGACGCTCGAACAATTCGCGGGCGGCCAGTCGAATCCAACCTTCAAGCTGATTACGCCGACGCGCGCTTATGTGATGCGCGCGAAGCCTGCCCCGTCCGCGAAACTGCTGCCGTCCGCGCATGCGATCGAGCGCGAGTATCGCGTGATGCATGCGCTGCGCGACACCGACGTACCCGTCGCGAAGATGCTCGCGCTATGCGAGGACGAAAGCGTGATCGGCCGGGCGTTCTACGTGATGGAGTTCGTCCAGGGCCGCGTGCTGTGGGACCCGTCGCTGCCCGGCATGACGCCTGCGCAGCGCGGTGCGATCTACGACGAGATGAATCGCGTGATCGCCGCGCTGCATAGCGTCGATGTCGCCAGGGTCGGGCTCGCGGACTACGGCAAGCCCGGCAACTACCTTGCGCGCCAGATCGGCCGATGGAGCAAGCAGTATCAGGCGTCGGAAACGGAGCCGATCGACGCGATGCATCGTCTGATCGAATGGCTGCCGCAACATATGCCCGCCGAAACGGACGAACAAGCGGGCCAGCGCGTGTCCGTCGTGCACGGCGATTACCGGCTCGACAATCTGATCTTTGATCCGCACGAATCGCGCGTGCTAGCCGTGCTCGACTGGGAACTGTCGACGCTCGGCGATCCCCTCGCCGACTTTGCGTATCACTGCATGGCGTGGCATGTCGATCCAGAGCAGTTTCGGGGCATCGCCGGACTCGACTGGGCCGCGCTCGGCATACCCGACGAGGCACGCTACGTGCAACGCTATTGCGAGCGCACCGGCCAGACGATTTGCGGCGACTGGAACTTCTATCTCGCGTACAACATGTTCCGCATCGCGGCGATCTTGCAGGGAATCATGAAGCGCGTGGTCGACGGCACGGCAGCGAGCGAACAGGCCGCCGACGCAGGACGGCGCGCCAGGCCGATGGCCGAACTTGCGTGGCGCTATGCGCAGAAGGTTCGCTGA
- a CDS encoding acyl-CoA dehydrogenase family protein, which produces MNFDYTPKVQALRDKLLAFFDEHIYPNEQAYAAEVARNRQAGNAWVPTELIETLKQQARDAGLWNLFLPDSERGAGLTNLEYAPLCEIMGRVPWSPEVFNCNAPDTGNMETIERYGNEENRREWLEPLLQGQIRSAFLMTEPEVASSDATNIQTSIVRDGDAYVINGHKWWSSGAGDPRCKLFIVMGKTDPEAPRHAQQSMILVPAEATGITVHRPLSVFGYDDAPHGHMEITLDNVRVPAVNMLLGEGRGFEIAQGRLGPGRIHNCMRLIGLAERALELMCRRTLQRVAFGKPIAAQTVTQERIAEARCLIEQARLLTLKTAYMMDTVGNKGARGEIAMIKVVAPNMACQVIDWAIQAHGAAGMCDDFPLAYAYTTARWLRFADGPDEVHRNAIAKIELGKYSE; this is translated from the coding sequence ATGAATTTCGACTACACCCCAAAGGTTCAGGCATTGCGCGACAAGTTGCTCGCATTCTTCGACGAGCACATCTATCCGAACGAACAGGCCTACGCTGCAGAAGTGGCGCGCAACCGCCAGGCGGGCAACGCGTGGGTGCCGACGGAACTGATCGAAACGCTGAAGCAGCAGGCGCGCGATGCCGGCCTATGGAACCTGTTTCTACCCGATTCCGAGCGCGGCGCGGGCCTGACGAACCTCGAATATGCGCCGCTGTGCGAGATCATGGGCCGTGTGCCGTGGTCGCCCGAGGTGTTCAACTGCAATGCGCCCGACACCGGCAACATGGAGACGATCGAGCGTTACGGCAACGAGGAGAACCGGCGCGAGTGGCTGGAGCCGCTGCTGCAAGGCCAGATCCGTTCGGCGTTTCTGATGACCGAGCCGGAGGTGGCGTCATCGGATGCGACCAACATTCAGACGAGCATCGTGCGCGACGGCGACGCGTATGTGATCAATGGGCACAAGTGGTGGTCGTCGGGCGCGGGCGATCCGCGCTGCAAGCTCTTCATCGTGATGGGCAAAACGGACCCTGAGGCGCCGCGTCACGCGCAGCAATCGATGATTCTCGTGCCTGCGGAGGCGACGGGGATTACGGTGCATCGACCGTTGAGCGTGTTCGGTTATGACGATGCGCCGCACGGGCATATGGAGATCACGCTGGATAACGTGCGCGTGCCTGCTGTGAATATGTTGCTTGGCGAGGGGCGCGGGTTTGAGATTGCGCAGGGGCGGCTCGGGCCGGGGCGCATTCATAATTGCATGCGGTTGATCGGGCTTGCTGAGCGTGCGCTCGAGTTGATGTGCAGGCGCACGCTGCAGCGTGTGGCGTTTGGCAAGCCGATTGCGGCGCAGACCGTTACGCAGGAGCGGATTGCCGAGGCGAGGTGTCTGATCGAGCAGGCCCGGTTGCTGACGCTGAAGACGGCTTACATGATGGATACCGTCGGGAATAAAGGCGCGCGCGGTGAGATCGCGATGATCAAGGTTGTTGCGCCCAACATGGCGTGTCAGGTGATTGACTGGGCCATTCAGGCGCATGGCGCGGCTGGGATGTGTGATGATTTTCCTCTGGCTTATGCCTATACCACCGCGCGGTGGTTGCGGTTTGCTGATGGGCCAGATGAGGTGCATCGGAATGCTATTGCCAAGATTGAGCTTGGGAAGTATTCGGAGTGA
- a CDS encoding MaoC family dehydratase: MTPDLTLASTADVRGLVGQPPRLSAWVEVDQASVDRFAVATGDHQWIHVDPERAKRESPFGGPIAHGFLTLSLIPALLVDTFRFEQRMGVNYGLNRVRFTAPVPVGSRLRASFVLAGVTDVEEGGVQITWNVTLERQGSERPVCIAEFITRHYF; the protein is encoded by the coding sequence ATGACGCCGGACCTGACGCTCGCTTCGACCGCCGACGTACGTGGGCTCGTCGGCCAGCCGCCGCGCTTGAGCGCGTGGGTCGAGGTCGATCAGGCGAGCGTCGATCGCTTTGCTGTGGCAACGGGCGATCATCAATGGATTCATGTCGATCCCGAGCGCGCGAAGCGCGAGTCGCCGTTCGGCGGACCGATTGCGCATGGTTTTCTGACGCTGTCGTTGATACCTGCGTTGCTCGTCGATACGTTCCGTTTCGAGCAGCGCATGGGCGTCAACTACGGGCTCAACCGCGTGCGCTTTACGGCACCTGTACCTGTCGGGTCGCGGTTGCGGGCGAGCTTCGTGCTCGCGGGCGTGACGGATGTCGAAGAGGGCGGTGTGCAGATCACGTGGAATGTGACGCTCGAACGGCAGGGTAGCGAGCGCCCCGTGTGCATTGCGGAGTTCATTACGCGGCACTATTTCTAG
- a CDS encoding MaoC family dehydratase, with amino-acid sequence MGLSYEDMEVGKSYEVGSHTFTRDEIVRFAEQFDPQPFHVSDAGAAASPYGTLIASGWHTCSVMMGMLVRNVLAGSTSMGSPGIDDLRWLKPVRVGDTIRMMNSVLDKRVSASKPDRGIVSTEWQGFNQNGELVITVRSKAIFGLRNPGSAA; translated from the coding sequence ATGGGTTTGAGTTACGAGGACATGGAAGTCGGCAAGTCGTATGAAGTCGGCTCGCATACCTTCACGCGCGACGAGATCGTCCGGTTCGCGGAGCAGTTCGATCCGCAGCCCTTTCACGTCAGCGATGCGGGCGCTGCCGCATCGCCGTACGGCACGCTGATCGCGAGCGGCTGGCATACCTGCTCGGTGATGATGGGCATGCTGGTGCGCAACGTGCTGGCGGGTTCGACATCGATGGGATCGCCGGGCATCGACGATTTGCGCTGGCTCAAGCCGGTACGCGTCGGCGACACGATCCGCATGATGAACAGCGTGCTCGACAAGCGCGTGTCGGCGAGCAAGCCGGATCGCGGCATCGTGTCGACGGAATGGCAGGGGTTCAATCAGAACGGCGAACTCGTGATTACCGTGCGCTCGAAGGCGATCTTCGGGCTGCGCAATCCGGGGTCGGCGGCATGA
- a CDS encoding acyl-CoA dehydrogenase family protein, whose product MDFNFTDEQQQFADALRRYLDKQYGFEARQAIVRTEAGVSDEHWSAFAELGLTALPVPEAQGGFDGGTIDMLVVMQELGRAMVVEPYWSTAVGIEALKLAGTGDGDDAALLERAAQGEIRLAVAFHEPGARYDLFSIDTTATRHGDGYALSGTKSVVQHGAQADHWIVPARLDGEIALFVVARDAANAQITDYRTIDGQRAATLAFNATSARKLDGRHAGAAALEHIADYGVVLLCAEAVGALDALNHATVEYTKTRQQFGVPIARFQALQHRMVEMLIHTEQARSATYLAAVRYGSDDVDERRRAVSAAKVRVGQAARFVGQQAVQLHGGMGVTNEVAAAHLFKRLAIIETTLGDVDHHLARFAALPGFATADA is encoded by the coding sequence ATGGACTTCAATTTCACCGACGAACAGCAGCAATTCGCGGACGCGCTGCGCCGTTATCTCGACAAGCAATACGGTTTCGAGGCGCGACAGGCGATCGTTCGAACGGAAGCGGGCGTATCGGACGAGCATTGGTCCGCGTTTGCCGAACTGGGCCTGACCGCGTTGCCCGTGCCGGAAGCGCAAGGCGGCTTCGACGGCGGCACGATCGACATGCTGGTTGTGATGCAGGAACTCGGACGAGCGATGGTCGTCGAGCCGTACTGGTCGACGGCTGTCGGCATCGAGGCGCTGAAGCTGGCCGGCACGGGTGACGGCGACGATGCCGCGTTGCTCGAACGCGCGGCGCAAGGCGAGATCCGGCTGGCCGTCGCGTTCCATGAACCGGGCGCACGTTACGATCTTTTCTCGATCGACACGACCGCGACGCGCCACGGCGACGGCTACGCGTTGAGCGGCACGAAGTCGGTCGTGCAGCATGGCGCGCAGGCCGATCACTGGATCGTGCCCGCGCGGCTCGACGGCGAGATTGCGCTGTTCGTCGTCGCGCGCGATGCCGCGAACGCGCAGATCACCGACTATCGGACGATCGACGGCCAGCGCGCCGCGACGCTCGCATTCAACGCAACGTCGGCGCGCAAGCTGGACGGCAGGCACGCGGGCGCCGCCGCGCTGGAGCACATCGCGGACTACGGCGTGGTGTTGCTGTGTGCGGAAGCGGTCGGCGCGCTCGATGCGCTGAATCACGCAACCGTCGAATACACGAAGACCCGCCAGCAGTTCGGTGTGCCGATTGCGCGCTTCCAGGCGCTGCAGCACCGGATGGTCGAGATGCTGATCCACACCGAGCAGGCGCGCTCGGCGACGTATCTGGCGGCCGTGCGTTACGGCAGCGACGATGTCGACGAGCGCCGCCGGGCGGTATCGGCGGCAAAAGTGCGGGTGGGGCAGGCGGCGCGCTTCGTCGGACAGCAGGCAGTGCAGTTGCATGGCGGCATGGGCGTGACCAACGAGGTCGCGGCCGCGCATCTGTTCAAGCGTCTCGCTATCATCGAAACCACGCTCGGCGATGTCGATCATCATCTGGCGCGCTTCGCCGCGCTGCCGGGCTTCGCAACGGCCGACGCATGA
- a CDS encoding acyl-CoA dehydrogenase family protein, with protein MDLNYSPADDAFRADIRAWLEANLPDELRDKVLNHKRLNRDDFSNWHKLLGRRGWSAPAWPAEFGGPDWNATQRHIWDEECARLGAPTVLPFGVSMVAPVLMKYGSEAQKRHYLPRILDGTDWWCQGYSEPGSGSDLASLRTRAERVGDHYVVNGQKTWTTLGQHADMMFCLVRTDSGAKKQEGISFLLIDMKTPGITVRPIITLDEDHEVNEVFFEDVKVPVDNLVGDENRGWTYAKYLLGHERTGIARVGQSKRELAFLKRIALNQKKNGKPLLLDPLFAAKVASLEIELMALEVTVQRVVANEAGGRGPGPEASMLKIKGTEVQQALTELMFEAVGPLAAPFDVPFLEGERAHSIAGDDDAAPLAAYYFNYRKTSIYGGSNEIQKNIIAQMILGL; from the coding sequence ATGGACTTGAACTATTCCCCCGCCGACGACGCATTCCGCGCCGACATCCGCGCCTGGCTCGAAGCGAATCTGCCTGACGAGCTGCGCGACAAAGTTCTCAATCATAAGCGCCTGAATCGCGACGACTTCTCGAACTGGCACAAGCTGCTCGGCCGGCGCGGCTGGTCGGCGCCTGCATGGCCCGCGGAATTTGGCGGCCCGGACTGGAACGCAACGCAGCGTCATATCTGGGACGAGGAGTGCGCCCGGCTCGGCGCGCCGACGGTGCTGCCGTTCGGCGTATCGATGGTCGCGCCCGTGCTGATGAAGTACGGCAGCGAAGCGCAGAAGCGCCACTACTTGCCGCGTATTCTCGACGGCACCGACTGGTGGTGCCAAGGCTATTCTGAGCCGGGCTCGGGCTCCGATCTGGCATCGCTGCGCACGCGCGCCGAGCGGGTCGGCGACCACTACGTCGTCAACGGCCAGAAGACCTGGACGACGCTAGGGCAGCACGCCGACATGATGTTCTGCCTCGTGCGCACGGACAGCGGCGCGAAAAAGCAGGAGGGCATTTCCTTCCTGCTGATCGACATGAAGACGCCGGGCATCACCGTGCGTCCCATCATCACGCTCGACGAAGATCACGAAGTCAACGAAGTGTTCTTCGAAGACGTGAAAGTCCCCGTCGACAACCTCGTCGGCGACGAGAACCGCGGCTGGACTTACGCGAAGTATCTGCTCGGCCACGAGCGTACGGGTATCGCGCGCGTCGGGCAGTCGAAGCGCGAACTCGCCTTTCTCAAGCGCATTGCGCTGAATCAGAAGAAGAACGGCAAGCCGTTGCTGCTCGATCCGCTGTTCGCGGCGAAGGTCGCGAGCCTCGAAATCGAACTGATGGCGCTCGAAGTGACGGTGCAGCGGGTGGTAGCGAATGAAGCGGGCGGCCGCGGGCCGGGGCCAGAAGCGTCGATGCTGAAGATCAAGGGCACGGAAGTGCAGCAGGCGCTGACGGAACTGATGTTCGAAGCCGTGGGACCGCTCGCCGCGCCGTTCGATGTGCCGTTCCTCGAAGGCGAGCGCGCGCACAGCATCGCGGGCGACGACGATGCCGCGCCGCTCGCCGCGTATTACTTCAACTACCGTAAGACGTCGATCTACGGCGGCTCGAACGAAATTCAAAAGAACATCATCGCGCAGATGATTCTCGGACTGTGA
- a CDS encoding DUF1178 family protein yields MKVLDLQCPHDHRFEGWFASADDFESQLSRKLVACPICGATEVSRLPSAPRLNLSGATSASNASKEKAAANVGELQAHVMRVLREVLEKTENVGDRFAEEARRIHYNEAPARSIRGVTTPEDARALVEEGIDVMPLPVPAALKEPLQ; encoded by the coding sequence ATGAAGGTCCTCGATCTACAGTGCCCGCACGATCATCGGTTCGAAGGCTGGTTCGCTTCCGCCGATGACTTCGAATCGCAGTTGTCCCGCAAGCTGGTCGCATGTCCCATCTGCGGTGCGACGGAAGTGAGCCGTCTGCCGTCGGCGCCGCGTCTGAATCTGTCGGGCGCGACGAGTGCGTCGAACGCATCGAAGGAGAAAGCGGCGGCGAACGTTGGCGAACTGCAGGCGCACGTGATGCGCGTGCTGCGCGAGGTGCTGGAAAAGACCGAGAACGTGGGCGACCGCTTTGCCGAGGAAGCACGGCGCATCCACTACAACGAAGCGCCTGCTCGCAGCATCCGGGGCGTCACGACGCCCGAGGACGCGCGAGCCCTCGTCGAAGAAGGCATCGATGTGATGCCGCTGCCTGTACCCGCCGCACTGAAAGAGCCGCTGCAATAA
- a CDS encoding NUDIX domain-containing protein encodes MAELPDHDTALKETCIKSEVAYQGPFMTVKCDTVRLPDGKQATREYVQHPGAVMVIPLFDDGRVLMESQYRYAMGKVMVEYPAGKLDPNEDPLACAKRELLEETGYTAREYVYLTRVHPIISYSTEFIDIYVARGLTAGERKLDDGEFLETFIAKLSDVSEWVRTGQVSDVKTIIGTFWLEKLLSGAWPENPPEAG; translated from the coding sequence ATGGCAGAACTCCCCGATCACGACACCGCGCTGAAAGAAACCTGCATCAAGAGCGAAGTCGCCTATCAAGGGCCGTTCATGACGGTCAAATGCGACACCGTGCGCTTGCCCGACGGCAAGCAGGCGACGCGCGAATACGTGCAGCATCCCGGTGCCGTGATGGTGATCCCGCTGTTCGACGACGGCCGCGTGCTGATGGAAAGCCAGTACCGGTATGCGATGGGCAAGGTGATGGTCGAGTATCCGGCGGGCAAGCTCGATCCGAACGAAGATCCGCTGGCCTGTGCAAAGCGCGAACTGCTCGAAGAAACGGGCTATACGGCGCGCGAATACGTCTATCTGACGCGCGTTCATCCCATCATTTCATACTCGACGGAGTTCATCGACATCTACGTCGCGCGCGGTCTGACGGCGGGCGAGCGCAAGCTCGACGACGGCGAGTTCCTGGAGACGTTCATCGCGAAGCTGTCGGATGTGTCGGAATGGGTGCGTACCGGGCAGGTGAGCGACGTGAAGACGATCATCGGCACATTCTGGCTGGAGAAACTGCTGTCGGGTGCGTGGCCGGAGAATCCGCCCGAGGCGGGCTGA
- a CDS encoding DUF2818 family protein has protein sequence MSAAGWFIVLLALVGANLPFLNQRLFGVMPLKATKKSAWVRIGELIVLYFIVGALGFMLEARAGNRFEQGWQFYAITFSLFIVLAFPGFTFQYLVKRR, from the coding sequence ATGTCGGCGGCGGGGTGGTTCATCGTGCTGTTGGCGCTCGTCGGCGCCAACCTGCCGTTCCTGAATCAGCGGCTGTTCGGTGTCATGCCGCTGAAGGCCACGAAAAAAAGCGCGTGGGTCAGGATCGGCGAACTGATCGTGCTGTATTTCATCGTCGGCGCGCTCGGCTTCATGCTCGAAGCCCGCGCCGGCAACCGCTTCGAGCAGGGATGGCAGTTCTACGCCATCACCTTCAGCCTGTTCATCGTGCTCGCCTTCCCGGGCTTCACGTTTCAATATCTCGTCAAACGGCGCTGA
- the nuoN gene encoding NADH-quinone oxidoreductase subunit NuoN gives MQNAPMTALLPDALVMTAIVVAWLIDTFVGPNSRRTTYFIALISTVVAGIWFAVDAFSGTGPQYYFSRMYVVDPFANVMKAVVSLGYAVSIVYSRKYLEDRGLYEGNFFLLGMFSLLGQLVMISGNNFLTLYLGLELMSLSLYAVIALRREHAPSNEAAMKYYVLGALASGFLLYGISMLYGATGSLELNEVLKAVASGRINDVVLLFGVIFIVAGIAFKMGAVPFHMWVPDVYQGAPTAMTMLVGGGPKVAAFAWGLRFLVMGLLPLAVDWQEMLVILAALSMIVGNITGIVQRNIKRMLAYSAISNMGFVLLGMLAGVVDGKTGAAASAYGSAMFYSIVYLLTTLGSFGVVMLLARRDFEAETLDDFKGLNQRSPVFAFVMMVLMFSLAGIPPTVGFYAKLAVLEATMNAGLTWLAVLAVITSLFGAFYYLRIVKLVYFDDPVDTTPIAGDTCKRALLALNGVAVLVLGIVPGPLMSLCLNAITHTLPL, from the coding sequence ATGCAAAACGCACCTATGACCGCCTTGTTACCCGACGCGCTAGTGATGACCGCTATCGTCGTCGCGTGGCTTATCGACACGTTCGTTGGCCCGAACAGCCGCCGCACGACGTATTTCATCGCGCTGATTTCCACGGTCGTGGCCGGCATCTGGTTCGCCGTCGACGCCTTCTCGGGCACCGGGCCGCAATACTACTTCTCGCGCATGTACGTGGTGGACCCGTTCGCCAACGTGATGAAGGCGGTGGTGTCGCTGGGCTACGCGGTGTCGATCGTCTACTCGCGCAAATATCTGGAAGATCGCGGCCTGTACGAGGGCAACTTCTTCCTGCTCGGCATGTTCTCGCTGCTCGGCCAGCTGGTGATGATCTCCGGCAACAACTTCCTGACCCTGTACCTCGGTCTGGAATTGATGTCGCTGTCGCTGTACGCCGTGATCGCGCTGCGCCGCGAACATGCACCGTCGAACGAAGCCGCAATGAAGTACTACGTGCTGGGCGCGCTGGCTTCGGGCTTCCTGCTGTACGGCATTTCGATGCTCTACGGCGCGACGGGTTCGCTCGAACTGAACGAAGTGCTGAAGGCCGTGGCGTCCGGTCGTATCAATGATGTCGTGCTGCTGTTCGGCGTGATCTTCATCGTCGCGGGCATCGCGTTCAAGATGGGCGCCGTGCCGTTCCACATGTGGGTGCCCGATGTCTATCAAGGCGCGCCGACTGCGATGACGATGCTGGTCGGCGGCGGTCCGAAGGTTGCCGCGTTTGCATGGGGTCTGCGCTTCCTGGTGATGGGCCTGCTGCCGCTCGCCGTCGACTGGCAGGAAATGCTCGTCATTCTGGCCGCGCTGTCGATGATCGTCGGCAACATCACGGGTATCGTCCAGCGCAACATCAAGCGGATGCTGGCGTACTCGGCGATCTCGAACATGGGCTTCGTGCTGCTCGGCATGCTGGCTGGCGTCGTGGACGGCAAGACGGGCGCAGCGGCGAGCGCGTACGGTTCGGCGATGTTCTACAGCATCGTCTATCTGCTGACGACGCTCGGCTCGTTCGGTGTGGTCATGCTGCTCGCGCGCCGCGATTTCGAAGCCGAAACGCTGGACGACTTCAAGGGTCTCAACCAGCGCAGCCCGGTGTTCGCATTCGTGATGATGGTGCTGATGTTCTCGCTCGCCGGCATCCCGCCGACGGTCGGCTTCTACGCGAAGCTCGCCGTGCTCGAAGCGACGATGAACGCTGGCCTCACGTGGCTCGCTGTGCTCGCGGTGATTACGTCGCTGTTCGGCGCGTTCTACTACCTGCGCATCGTCAAGCTGGTTTACTTCGACGATCCCGTCGACACGACGCCGATCGCGGGCGACACCTGCAAGCGCGCGCTGCTGGCGCTCAACGGCGTGGCCGTGCTGGTGCTCGGCATCGTTCCGGGCCCGTTGATGTCGCTCTGCCTGAACGCGATTACGCATACGCTGCCGCTGTAA
- a CDS encoding NADH-quinone oxidoreductase subunit M, with protein sequence MHTTFPILSIAIWMPIIFGLVVLAIGSDRNPGPARWIALIGSVLSFIVTIPLMTDFDTSTAALQFEEKANWIERFNITYHLGIDGIAMWFVVLTALITVIVVIAAWEVITKNVAQYLAAFLILSGIMVGVFSSADGMLFYVFFEATLIPMYIIIGVWGGANRVYAAFKFFLYTLMGSLLMLVGLLYLYTQTGTFDLATWHAAKLSMTPQVLLFIAFFLAFAVKVPMWPVHTWLPDAHVEAPTGGSVVLAAIMLKLGAYGFLRFSLPIAPDASHLLAPVVITLSLIAVVYIGLVAMVQADMKKLVAYSSIAHMGFVTLGFFIFNQLGTEGAIVQMISHGFVSGAMFLCIGVLYDRMHSRQIADYGGVVNTMPKFAALVMLFSMANCGLPGTSGFVGEFMVIMAAVQYNFWIAFGAAVTLILGAAYTLWMYKRVYFGAVVNDHVKNLVDINRREFFMLAVLAALTLYMGIYPKPFTEVMHVSVENLLSHVAQSKLPLSQ encoded by the coding sequence ATGCACACGACGTTTCCGATTCTGAGTATCGCGATCTGGATGCCGATTATTTTCGGCCTGGTGGTTCTGGCCATCGGATCAGATCGCAATCCCGGTCCGGCGCGATGGATTGCGCTGATCGGGTCGGTGTTGAGTTTCATCGTGACGATTCCGTTGATGACGGACTTCGACACGAGTACGGCAGCATTGCAGTTCGAAGAAAAGGCCAACTGGATCGAGCGCTTCAACATCACGTACCACCTGGGCATCGACGGTATTGCGATGTGGTTCGTCGTGTTGACGGCGTTGATCACGGTGATCGTCGTGATCGCAGCATGGGAAGTGATCACGAAGAACGTCGCGCAGTATCTCGCGGCGTTCCTGATCCTGTCGGGCATCATGGTGGGCGTGTTTTCGTCGGCCGACGGCATGCTGTTCTATGTGTTCTTCGAAGCGACGCTGATTCCGATGTACATCATCATCGGCGTGTGGGGCGGGGCGAACCGCGTGTATGCGGCGTTCAAGTTCTTCCTGTACACGCTGATGGGCTCGCTGCTGATGCTGGTCGGCCTGCTGTATCTGTACACGCAGACGGGCACGTTCGATCTGGCAACATGGCACGCCGCGAAGCTGTCGATGACGCCGCAGGTGCTGCTGTTCATCGCGTTCTTCCTCGCGTTCGCCGTCAAGGTGCCGATGTGGCCCGTCCACACGTGGTTGCCTGACGCGCACGTGGAAGCGCCGACGGGCGGCTCGGTCGTGCTGGCCGCGATCATGCTGAAGCTCGGCGCATACGGTTTCCTGCGCTTCTCGCTGCCCATCGCGCCGGATGCGAGCCATTTGCTGGCGCCCGTGGTGATCACGCTGTCGCTGATCGCCGTCGTGTACATCGGTCTCGTTGCGATGGTGCAGGCCGACATGAAGAAGCTGGTCGCGTATTCATCGATCGCACACATGGGCTTCGTCACGCTCGGCTTCTTCATCTTCAACCAGCTCGGCACGGAAGGCGCGATCGTGCAGATGATCTCGCACGGCTTCGTGTCGGGTGCGATGTTCCTTTGCATCGGCGTGCTGTATGACCGCATGCACTCGCGTCAGATCGCCGATTACGGCGGCGTCGTCAACACGATGCCGAAGTTCGCGGCGCTCGTGATGCTGTTCTCGATGGCGAACTGCGGCCTGCCGGGCACCTCCGGCTTCGTCGGCGAGTTCATGGTGATTATGGCCGCTGTCCAGTACAACTTCTGGATTGCGTTCGGTGCGGCCGTCACGCTGATTCTCGGCGCGGCCTATACGTTGTGGATGTACAAGCGCGTGTACTTCGGCGCGGTTGTGAACGACCATGTAAAGAACCTCGTCGACATCAATCGTCGCGAGTTCTTCATGCTGGCCGTGCTCGCCGCGTTGACGCTGTACATGGGCATCTATCCGAAGCCCTTTACCGAAGTAATGCACGTGTCGGTGGAGAACCTTCTGTCCCACGTTGCGCAGTCGAAGCTGCCGCTGTCGCAGTGA